The segment CTATCATCTGGATAACTATACGTGGAGTGAAATACTGCCCTGCACCCTTTTTACCTTCACTGGCAGCCTTTTCCAGTAGTCCTTCAAAAGCCATTGCCTTTACATCGATGTCAAGACCTGTCCACTCGGTTTCATCAATGAGTGTAATCATCTTTTTAAGGCTTACAGGGTTGTGGAAACGGGAGAGAGCACCTGCAAAGATATCACCAAGAAGACCGTCCTGCTTACCAAGAGTCCTCAATGCATCACTATAATGCTCTGTAAGTTCTATGCCAGACTGCTCTTTCAGGGATTGCCATCCACAAGCTTCAGGCATTTCAATGCCTCTCTCATCAGCCATTTTCAGAAACAGCAGGTAAGTGATTTGCTCAATATAATCGCCGTAATCAATGCCTTCATGCCTTAAAGTATGGCAAAAACCCCATAGTTTTTGTACAATATCGCTCATGCTGCAACTGCCCTGTTAAATTCTGTTATTAAGGTTACAAGCTGGCCTTCAAAGATCCGGTTGGCCTTATTCCATCCGCCATAATCGGCAAACACCGGAATATAATCGAAGTCCTCTTTATCGATAGAGAGGTTTGCAATCAGATGTGACTTGATGCGTTCCAGCCATAAAAGCTGATCTGTTGTAAAGCTTTTCCCCATCGTAACCTTGGAAAAAGCATTGCTTACACGCTCTTCTGCTGTTAGCAAAGCTTCTTCCTCAGAGGCAGCATGTTTTATCATTGAGATAATGTCTACAAGAGCCTTACTGTATTTGATTTGATGTGCTCTTTGAAGATTTTCAACTGTAAATCTTTGCTGAGAAGATTCCAGTTTTTTCTTTAATTCTTCAAGTGCATCTGTACTCCATTCTTGTGGCCTGTCAAGAAGAATACCAATTGCAGCTATCTTTTCAGGATTCTCCTTTACGAAATTAGAAAACAATTCAAGATAATCATCTGGCCTGTACTCGTTACCTGAAGCATCTCTCACTATCCAAGTAGAAGAAACAGAGTCCCTTTCTCCATAATCCACATAGAATGTCTTCTTTGGTCTCGGATAGTTCTCAAGCAGATTCAAAAAGTCCTTATTCCTCAGGACTTCCATAGTTCCGGTAAAGTCCTCTTCAAGCCTTCTTTCAAGAGAAATTGCAAAACTCTTGAGATCTCCTTTCTCGATGAAAGCACTGAACATATCACGCGCTTCCCCACTCATCTCCTTGTCTATCCTGTTGAGACGCTTTGTAAGAATACGAGTATTATATTTCCTGTCCCGGTTATTCCAGATGTCTTCAATTACCTTGCTAATTGGCTTAACTTCTTTTTGTGGAGGTTCTGCTGTCACTCCTGTAACTGATTTGAAATAATCAATGAGAGTCCCTCCAAAACAATCAAAGACTACAAAGTGAGATTTATCAGGATAGTGCTCGCCCTTTCTAGTTCCTCTCCCCATCATTTGTTCAAATAGGATTCTTGATTTAACATATCTCAAGAAAACAATATATTCAAGATCTGGAACATCAACTCCGGTTGAGAGAAGATCAACAGTCACAGCAATTCCAGGCATTTTTCTATTCCTGAATTCCCTTATTCTCTGCAAAGGACGGTCTACCTTACCTGTAATCTTCTGAACAAAAGAATCTCCTTTTCCAAAAACATCTCTTGCAAGATCAACGATTTGATCAGCATGAGAAGTAAAAGCTATATCATTCACAGCAAAAATCAGAGTCTTAGGAAAACGTCCATATCTCTTTTCATGTTCATCTGCATAGCGTTTAATCTCTTCAAGGATCTTCCTGTTTGAATCAATAGATGTTATTTCTCGTTCTATTTTCTCCGCTGAAAACTCCCTTTCATCCTCAAGCATGTCAATATCACGAAGTCCGGTTTCAGGGTCTATAACCTCAACAGCCTCTCCTTCATGAAGAAAAATACCGTTCATGCGAACACCGGATTCCAGGGCTACAATATCATAATCTACTAGATAACCATCCCTGACAGCCTGCTCATAACCATACTTGTAAACAATCTCCTTGAAATATGCAGACGTGTGAGCGGCAGGAGTAGCTGTAAGTCCTACTTTTATAGCATCAAAATGGTCAAGGGTCTTTCTCCAAGTAGAAATTTCCTGTGCAGAGTAACCCCTATGACATTCATCAGCAATAATTAAGTCAAAAGCATGTATGGGAATATTTAACTGACTTGCATCTTCATCTTCAGTCTCATCACAACAGGAGAACGCAGATGTTTTCCCAAACAGGTTTATTGTCATTCTCTGGATAGTAGAAACATATACAAAGCTGTGTTCCGGTTTAGGGTCAGTCAGGTAAGATTCAGGCATTGCATTTACATCAAAAGTTTCATCCTCTCCAAGGTCACCACGCTGAAAACGCTGGCTATAAACTTCATAGGTCTTATCGAACTTTAAACCCTGTTCAGTTTCAAAAGATGAAAAAGCCCTAACAGCCTGTGCAGCAAGAGCCCTTCGATCTACTAAGAACAAAACCCTTTTAGCGACACCTGCTTTCATTAATCGATAGATGAGATTTACAACAGTGAATGTTTTCCCCGTTCCTGTTGCCATCGCAAGCATCATTGTTCTTTTCTTGTTGGCAATAGCCTTCCCAACAGAATCACACGCTTCACATTGGTATGGTCTCATGTATTGATTATCTGGAATGGAAAAGAAGCTAGTTATTGTCTCATCATTATCAATGTTTAGTCTTTCAAGCAAAGCTTCGGGTGTATGGAAACCTGATACTTTTCTAGAGCGATTCAGAGGATTACGAACATCATGATACAATATTTCTGTACCGTTTGTTGAATACAAAAACGGAACTTTAAACCCATCAAAATTAAACCCACTATTAGACACTCCTTTTGAGTATCTTTCTGCCTGTGTGAGGACATTTTGTGGTCCTAAAGTGACTTTCTTGGCTTCAATGATTCCAAGTATCTTCCCGTCCACACACAATGCATAATCAGCAGGACCATTAGAAGTGGGATATTCCCCAATTGCACATTTATTGTACTCTGATAGTACCTTTGTGTAATCATAGAGTGCAACCTTCCAACCTTCTGTAACCAGCAAAGGATCAATGAGCTTTTTCCTTGTCTGCTTTTCGGTAAGAGTTTGCATTTGAATTCCTCGATAGTGAGAGCAACTAAACTTCAGAACATATTCTATTTAAACATATAAATAGGTTCATAGTGAAACATTACACCAAAGCAAGACGTTAATTGAAAACATGCACACATAGTTAATAAATTATATATAGAGTTCTTAGCATTCTTAAATAGGTAACAATGACTAGAACGATTCAAGTAAGCCTTGGGAGAATCACCCATAAATCATTTGGGAAAGAAGATCCTTTTGGAGTTATATTAAGAGGTCTTAAAGGAAAAAACATCGTATCTACAAAATCGTTTTTGTATCATTTAAAAAATGTGTTTGCATATTCCAAATCTGACTTTAAAGTAATTTATGGGGAATTATATAAATCAAAGTTATCATCTAAACATCAAGTCTTAGATAAGACAAATCTAACCTATGGCCCAGAGATAATTGATGAGTTCTTTTCTGTAAGTCAATTTGTTATATTTAGAGACTTATCAATCGTTTTTACAAGTAGTTCGAAATTGCGAGATGATAACTTTATTGAAATGATTGAAATTTTGTATGGTCTTAACTCCGAGGAGTTATTTTCTCAAATTGAGGTTCATTATCGAAAAGAAGATTTTGATATTTTCAAAAAGATTGAATCGTTTTCTAGGATGATTGAAGTTGAATTGATCAACATCAGAAAATCAAATCCTACCCCACGACCAACATTTGAAAAAATAGAAGCGTTTTTAAGTCGAGAAAGAACCGATGTCTTAAATGCCAAATTTAAATCTGAAACATCAGATGGATTAGCAAGAGATCTGGAAAGTCATATAATGAGCGGAATTTCTATTTCAGATAGTGGCTATGGAGATAGCATAATAACTGGACAGAAACAAAATGGTGACTTTGAAACAATAAGGTTAAAAGACAAAGTAATAAGAAAAAGAATCCAATATCTTCCTCTTGAAGAAAAAGAACAGTTCATTAATTTGATAATTGAAATGTTTGGAAAATATGTTTCCTCAGAGGATGATTTGATTCATGATTAAAAATATTGTCAAATATAGAAAAAGCATCTTTGAAGATGTGGGCTTATACCTTTCAATATTCATTCCTCTTATTATTTTCTATTTGCTAAAGCCTTGGGAAATGAATATAGTTTTAGATAAAGGCAATGTTTTTAATACATCTGTTGCAATAATCGCACTCTCAATAGGTTTTTGTTATCAAGCTTTTAATTACTTAAACGATTTAGATACAAATGATTTGTTTTATAAAAAACTTTTAAAAACTGAAATTTTCGATGAAATTCACTTTTTATTTACATATAGCATTTATGTTAGTGCCTTAAACATTATAACCTTAGTAATATTCACTATTTTTGTATGGTTCGGAATTACTAATGATTTTTACCTCGTAATCATAGGTTTGGTTCCATCAATTTTCACATTCTATACACTATCAGAGTTTATTAATTTTTATAGAAGTGGTGTTGGGCTAAAAAAGTACAAACTGGAATTTGATAAAATTCAATCACTTGAATGAATTTTATTATTATATTTAGTTATTTATTCCTTCAAATTTTGAGCGTACACTTTTTTAGCGTTGTATATATCCCAAAAACCATATGCGAGGGGAGGGATTTGAACCCTCGAAATCCTTCGATACCGGATCTTAAGTCCGGCGCCTTTGACCAGCTGGGCAACCCTCGCAGTGAGAAGAACAGAGTTACTTGCCTTTCGGAATTGTAAGCCACTAATAAGTGTTAAGTTATATAATCCTTATTCTAGTAAATATGAAGATCACATTTCTTGGAACAGGTGTCGGGATTCCGCAGATTGGGAGGGTGCAGTCAGGGCTTATCATGGAGATCGGCGACAGGCCGGTACTGTTCGATTGCGGCTGCGGGGTCCTGGGGAGGATCGTGGAGGCGGGATACGATCATACGGACATCGATACGGTCGTGCTGACGCACCTGCATTTAGATCATGCGGGGGATGTGATCGCGCTGCTCAAGGCCAGGTGGCTCTCGGGCGCGGCGGATGCGGTGCATATCTACGGGCCGGAGGGGACCAGGGACTGGTTTGGGAAGGCCATCGAACCCTATGATTATCTCAAGGGCAGGTTCGAAGTGGAGATAACCGAACTCAGCGGCGGTGAAGCGTTCTCTCCCGAGAGCCCTGGTGCGGAGGATGTTGGAAGCTGCACTACTGCGTGTGACTGTGTCATCACCTGTACGCCCACGGTGCACAGCGTCCCCTCGCTGGCCTACCGGGTGGAGAATGAAGGCCGGGCAGTAGTCTATACCGGCGATACCGAACCCTCGGAAATGCTCTTCAGGTTCGCGGACGGTGCGGACGCGCTAATACACGAATGCTCTTTCCCTGTGGGTTTTGAGATCACCAACCATACAACACCCGACATGCTCACCCGTCTGATGCAAGAGCAGGCCCTCAATGTGAAACACCTGTATCTCACGCATCTTTACCTGCAGATGCAGGGGCATGAAGCTGAGGCTGTACAGCACATAAAGGAACACTTCAGGGGCGATGTCACGATAGCCGCAGATCTTATGAAAATAAAGTTATAGGCAGCCGGCCTGTGGCCCGGCCTGCCAGTCCTTCTGGATAAAGTGAATGTAGCAGGAGTCGCCCTGTCCAGACGACCATACTCACGGACTCAGGCATGCATCAGCGCCGATGGCGGGATGAGAGCCTAACTCCCTTTTATCTGTTCAGAACCTTTCCAGAGCCTCAAGGACAGCCTCGCCGAATTTTTCAGCAGCGTCCGGTCCGCAGGCAGTCACCACGTTGTCATCAGCGATGACATCCTCTTCCTCATAGGAAGCTCCGCCTTTCTCCAGTTCCTTTATGCATGCAGCGTCCTTGAACACGGTGGCTTTCCTGTCCTCGAGCACGCCTGCCCTGGCAAGCACGACCGGTGAGATGCATATGGCAGCAACTACTTTCTCGTGGTCGAAGGCATCCTTCACAAGCTTCTGGAGCTTCTTATTGGACCAGAGGAACTCCCGGGAACCGCCGCCACCTGCGATCACCACCGCATCGAACTCCGCGATATTGACATTATCTATGGTGGCATCAGGCCTTACCTTACCTCCAAGGGCGCCCACTGCCTCATCGGTACTGTTGCTGGCAACTGTAACATCCATTCCTGCATCCTCGAAGATCTCCCTGGGTTCAAAGAACTCCTCATCTCTGAAATTTTTCTGTGCTATGATCATCAGTACTTTCTTATCTGCTAGGTCAGATCCTGCCATATTATCACTCTTAAATGTATTATGAACGGGGCTGTTGTTACTTCCGCAACCGGCTGTTCCTACCTCCACTTTATGCAACAGCAGCCGTCATTATTGTCATTGTCTGATAGTTTTATTTTCAGGTACTTATACTTGACTGCCTCTTCCTGAGGCATAAAGCACCGGTCCCGGACTTATCCGATACGATAAAAATCTAACGGCAGGAGGAGATCATCCTTCCGCAAAAAAGATATCGTAGCAGGCCCACAGGTTCAAGTAACGTTATGAAACTGGATGAAAGGATATACGGCTCACAGCTGGCCACCATAGAAAGGGAACTTCTCTTCAAACGTGAGAACACCGGCTTTGTGAGGTTTGACGGAAACAGCCGGCGTATTTTCTATCTTGATCCTTCGCCTTTTTTGCGCTCGAACAAGAACGAGGTCTTCTACCTGACCTGCGGGAAGGCACCTGTCAGGAACAGCCTTGTGGAAGTACATGTCACAGACTCGGAGGTGATCCACAGCGGAGGCAAGGGCGGGTTCAGCAAAACTATGGTGAAGTTCGTGGACAGCTGGGAAAGCATTGCTCCCGCCTCCATATCTAAGGCCAGGGGCCTGCTGGACTTTGAAGAGGTCATCGACTGGTTCAGGACGCCTTATGTAGGAGACAAAGGTGTGCTTGACTGTATCGGTATGGGCAGCGCCCTGTATATATCCTCCGCTCCTCCCTACAGAAGGCATGTGGGAGGCATCAATGCAGCCGTGCTCGGGAAACAGAAAAGCTGGAACGGATACACCGGATCGATGAACACGATCATTCCTGCTGATTTCAGGAGAGCATCTTCTGATTACTATTACAGGATCTCGGAGCAGGACAGGTATATAGGGCCGGAAGGTAAGAAAGAGCTAAGCCTGTCCTGTCTTAACCCGACACTGACACCTATGCAGCTGCCTATCATACTGGATGTAGAGGATGTGAAGGGCAGAAGCAGGATCAATGAATATTGCAAAGAGGACTATCCTGTGCTGGGTGCACATATCATAGACTCATTACTTGTGAATCCTTCCATACCCGGGACGCTTGAACCCTATATCGCTGAGAAGACCTATGAACTCAAGAACGACCTCATGGACATGGGCGGTCTTCCGTACAACCAGGACCTGGGCTCGGCAATTTCCCTTATGGGCCTGGCCTATGCAAGACTGCAGCACAAGACCGGGTGTTCAAAAGAGGACATAAAGGAGGTCTTTGAGTTCTGGACGGATATGACCCATAATGCCAGCAGGGAGTTGTCAACCCCTGCATCACTTACCGAGCTCTACAGCCTCAGGAGGGATGAGAGCACCCTTTACAAGGACCTCTGCAGTGCCTTTGGGACTGATGTTGATGTGCCTCTGCCGGAAGCAAAAAAGGCAACAGCACTGAGTGAACCTGCATTCGGGGATGCCCTTCTGAAACTCAACCTTAAAGGGTATGTGCTCCTGATGGATAATTCCATGATCATCCGTATCCTGTGTAAGGTGTGATAATGAATTTCTACTATATTCAGATCTGATAAAATGGGGAAAATGTAGGGAAAACATAGGAAAAACAGAGTTTTTCCGTGTGTATCACAAATGAAATTACGATGTCGTTAAAAGAAATGTCCTCCTCTGAAAATAAAGCACAACACCATCTTCACCTTCAACACCGGATTCAGTAAGGTTTGGGTTATATAAAAGCAGGGCCTAGTAGTAGTGCGGGTCGTGGGGAAATGAACCGCAAATCGGGAGTGGAGTAGTAGAGAGATGTTGGGGAACATCTCGGATTCGTCAGGAAGGAGGCACCCTAAAGCGTGGTGGTTTCCGGGTGCCTCATCTTTCCTTGAACTGTTATCGCTTACCTTTCAATCTGAACTGTTCTATTCCTATAAAGACAAATCCCATTGTCCGTTGTTTCCTTTCTTGTCCTTGCATGTCACGAAAGCCAATCCCTTTGCATTGTGCTGTTTTGGCTTTGCATAAGTCGTGAAGCTATTATATGAAGAAAGGCATCTCTTAATCTCTGCCATGATCAACAGGATATACATCTCCTATGCTGACAACGATGAGCCTCTTGCGCAGGAAATGGCGCAGGCGCTGTGGGCTGTGAACCTTGAGAGCTCTTCTTCCATGTACAGTAAGATCCTGCATATATCCATGTCGCAGCGCATCCGTTTTGGTATCAGCCATTCAGACTGCGTGGTAGTCATTCTCACGAAGGAGGGAACCCTGTCTCCGCGCGTCAACCAGGAATTGGGCCTTGCTGCTGCCAATGGGGACAATCTCATAATCGTCCTTGCAGAAGATGGTGTAGAGCTTCCGATCATGGTGCAGCACCTGACACCTGTAATCTTCACAGAGGACACCTTTACGGATGCTCTGGGATACCTCATCTATACACTGAGAAATCTTACCACATTCGAGTGGCTCAGGATAAAATGCCCTCACTGCGGTGAGGAAATGACCCAGTACATGACGCCGCAGGAAGAAGTGGACAGGTCCCTTATGGCAGGGACCGGGCTGAACACCATGTGCAATTATTGTGAAAGAGAACTTTTTCTTGATCCCAGGACATTCAAACCTGTACTCTGACACAGAAAACTGGCATAGTGATAAATATTATACCATAGATAATTAAGTTGTCTCGATTTGTGATGGGAATAATATGGAAGATTCAATAGACGAATTTCTCGGATGGATATTAAGCGTTGACCGCCGTGTGATCCTGATGGATTATCTCAAACAGCACACAATAGCCAAAGCATCAGATATTGCTCATGAGACGAACCGTTCCACTCAGAACATCAGCCGTGCCCTTAAGGAATTTGAGGATAAAGGGCTCATCCGCTGCGTGACTCCCGAAAAGACCACATGGAAAAGATATACTCTTACAGCTGAGGGCAGGAAAGTCACTGAAAAATGGGAGGTAAACACCTCCGGTCTTTTTTAAAGATTACGCTTCCATAGCCAGGTTCTTGTAGCCGTTGACAAGGCTTACATTAGCCTTTATCACAGACTGCTTGAACTTTTCAAGCTCCGGGCTCAGCCCTTCAAGAGAATCAACGGATTCCTGCACCGTCAGGCTCATTCCATCAGGGATGACCTTGCCCGGGGGGATGGTGACCTTGCGTACGGTTGCATTGTGGAGCACGATCGAATCCGAGCCCAGGATACAATCGAACACAACGGATCCGAACCCCACGAAGCAGCCCTCTCCAAGGATACAGGGTCCGTGCACTATACATCCGTGAGCAAGGGATGTGTTACTGTTTATTACCACATCTGAGTTGGACAGGGAATGGATGATAACATTGTCCTGTACGTTACAGTTGTCGCCAATACTGACAGATGAACCCGGCTCATCCGCCCTGATGATGGCATTGTGAGCTATATACACATTATCCCCTATAGTGACATTTCCTACTATGATGGCGGTTTCGGAAACCCATGCTTTTTCGCTTATCTGCGGGACCTGGTTCTGGGGGTTCGGGTATAGCACTTAGTTCACCTTCTTTTGATTATTTTATATGCAGGGCACGCAGCCTGCCTCTGCAAGCTTTTGTATGATCTGGTTTGACACTCGTACACCAATACCAGATGTCATGCTGTAGCTTGTAGGTCCAATCCTGCGTGAGTATAATATGAGAGATTATGACAATTTATTTAAACCTGTTGATTCGAACTTCTTCCAGGAGGAATGTAGAAAGGACCTTATTCAGGACTGCTGGCCAGGGCATACCGTACTGGCTGAAAGGCCACAGAAATGTTTATTGCAGGTCAGACCAACAATTAACATCAATTCACTTTGGGTTGATGTATACATGCACACAAAGCGTAACTATCAGCTTTCAACGATATCCGATACTCTTATGAAACAGGATGCTGAGACTCCGTACCTCGAAGATTCAGACAGGGGTGAGCAGAACCTGCACAACCAGATATTGGCCGGTGATTATGAGGTGGCAACCTTTGGAGCAGGAAGTTTCTGGCGGGCCGAAGCAATATTCCGCCAGGTTGCAGGTGTTCTCGGTACGGCCGTAGGTTACATAGGAGGTACTGTAGAGTTCCCCACATACCAACAGGTCAGCACCGGCAAAACAGGCCATGTGGAAGCCGTACAGGTTGTTTTCGACCCTGAGATCGTTTCCTATGAAAAGCTCCTGGAACTCTTCTGGGAGCTGCATAACCCAACTGCGCCGAAGGGTGATAATGAGAAACTGTCCAGCCAGTACAGATCCATGATATTCTACCACAATGAAAAACAGCGGAGGATAGCCGCCGAATCAAAGAGGCACCAGCAGGATTCCGGCTATTTCAAAAGGGACATTATTACTGAAATTGCTCCTGCAACCCGCTTTTACAGAGCCAACGAATACTACCAGCAATATTTTGAAAAAGCAGATTTTGGCGGGAAGCTAATAAAATAGACCTCCCAACGATCTTTTCCATGCATGTGCAGCCCGTCTTCCGCAAGAGCTGCTTATTCAGGTAAAACATTTTCTGCATACTGATTCCTTTTTACATGTTTGTCATTATATAATATTGGAGCCTGGATAGGCGCCTTTTACTTTAATGTAACTGCGCGGACCTTCCGGACGGAAACATGCAGGATGAGGCAAAGTCAGAAAGTTACCAGAGCAAGGTTAACAAAGGCGGCGTCCCCAGCGAGGATGTCGTGGGCAGGGCAAAGAACGAGCTGGCCCGCAAGGACCGGGCAGAGAAAATAAATCATGCCAGGCAGGAAATGGCGCAGGGAATGCAGAAGAGCATGTCCGGCTTGAAGACACACTGAACAGTGATGAGAGGTTTAGCCCTCATTAAATTTCACTTTTACCTGCTTTTTGATCCTCTACTCAGGGATCACATCTCAAACCTTGTGATCACACCGTGCAGTTTATCAGGCGGGATCCTGTAGAACTGTACAAAGGAGGGGGATAGTTTTTTGATGAGTGAGAATACTTTCCACACAGGGTTGCCGGTTATGATGTCTTCCACACCATAGAACATTGTCTTTTCGTAGATACCTGCATCCTGCAATATCTGAGCCACATCAATGACTTCCATGTATCCTGTGCTTATCTCAAACACCCGCAGTCCTTCTGCAAGATCCTGCTTAAATGAGCTGGATACTCCGAATGGATCCTCTCGTATTCTTATAGTGACAATGATATTGTCCTCATAAATAATGCCGTCTTCAAACATCGTATGCGCTATGTACTGGGGAATTATCCTGACATCCCTTGCAAAGAAAAGGGCTGCTCCTTTTATTTTGTTTGCAGAGGCATATACCTTGATATAGTGATCCAGGAAATAGTTAATCTGTACAGGCCTTAAAGACTGATATAGTTTCTTTTGCCCGGCAGTGTATATCATTATCATGCTGAATGCAATGAACGCAATGAAAAGAGACCAGTATCCACCATGCGGTATCTTATAGCTGTTTGAAATAAAGAATACTGTGGCCACAATCGTTACAAATACTGAAAGAACTGATTTGAAAATATGATCCCTCAAATAGAAGATCAGTATCATCATGACACCTGTTATGACCATGCTTCCGGTGACGGTCAGCCCATAGGCAGCAGCAAGCTTGCTGGACTCTTTGAACTCATATATGGCAAACAGCACTGCAACCAGCAGCAGCCAG is part of the Methanolobus chelungpuianus genome and harbors:
- a CDS encoding type I restriction-modification enzyme R subunit C-terminal domain-containing protein is translated as MQTLTEKQTRKKLIDPLLVTEGWKVALYDYTKVLSEYNKCAIGEYPTSNGPADYALCVDGKILGIIEAKKVTLGPQNVLTQAERYSKGVSNSGFNFDGFKVPFLYSTNGTEILYHDVRNPLNRSRKVSGFHTPEALLERLNIDNDETITSFFSIPDNQYMRPYQCEACDSVGKAIANKKRTMMLAMATGTGKTFTVVNLIYRLMKAGVAKRVLFLVDRRALAAQAVRAFSSFETEQGLKFDKTYEVYSQRFQRGDLGEDETFDVNAMPESYLTDPKPEHSFVYVSTIQRMTINLFGKTSAFSCCDETEDEDASQLNIPIHAFDLIIADECHRGYSAQEISTWRKTLDHFDAIKVGLTATPAAHTSAYFKEIVYKYGYEQAVRDGYLVDYDIVALESGVRMNGIFLHEGEAVEVIDPETGLRDIDMLEDEREFSAEKIEREITSIDSNRKILEEIKRYADEHEKRYGRFPKTLIFAVNDIAFTSHADQIVDLARDVFGKGDSFVQKITGKVDRPLQRIREFRNRKMPGIAVTVDLLSTGVDVPDLEYIVFLRYVKSRILFEQMMGRGTRKGEHYPDKSHFVVFDCFGGTLIDYFKSVTGVTAEPPQKEVKPISKVIEDIWNNRDRKYNTRILTKRLNRIDKEMSGEARDMFSAFIEKGDLKSFAISLERRLEEDFTGTMEVLRNKDFLNLLENYPRPKKTFYVDYGERDSVSSTWIVRDASGNEYRPDDYLELFSNFVKENPEKIAAIGILLDRPQEWSTDALEELKKKLESSQQRFTVENLQRAHQIKYSKALVDIISMIKHAASEEEALLTAEERVSNAFSKVTMGKSFTTDQLLWLERIKSHLIANLSIDKEDFDYIPVFADYGGWNKANRIFEGQLVTLITEFNRAVAA
- a CDS encoding MBL fold metallo-hydrolase is translated as MKITFLGTGVGIPQIGRVQSGLIMEIGDRPVLFDCGCGVLGRIVEAGYDHTDIDTVVLTHLHLDHAGDVIALLKARWLSGAADAVHIYGPEGTRDWFGKAIEPYDYLKGRFEVEITELSGGEAFSPESPGAEDVGSCTTACDCVITCTPTVHSVPSLAYRVENEGRAVVYTGDTEPSEMLFRFADGADALIHECSFPVGFEITNHTTPDMLTRLMQEQALNVKHLYLTHLYLQMQGHEAEAVQHIKEHFRGDVTIAADLMKIKL
- a CDS encoding DJ-1/PfpI/YhbO family deglycase/protease — encoded protein: MAGSDLADKKVLMIIAQKNFRDEEFFEPREIFEDAGMDVTVASNSTDEAVGALGGKVRPDATIDNVNIAEFDAVVIAGGGGSREFLWSNKKLQKLVKDAFDHEKVVAAICISPVVLARAGVLEDRKATVFKDAACIKELEKGGASYEEEDVIADDNVVTACGPDAAEKFGEAVLEALERF
- a CDS encoding toll/interleukin-1 receptor domain-containing protein → MINRIYISYADNDEPLAQEMAQALWAVNLESSSSMYSKILHISMSQRIRFGISHSDCVVVILTKEGTLSPRVNQELGLAAANGDNLIIVLAEDGVELPIMVQHLTPVIFTEDTFTDALGYLIYTLRNLTTFEWLRIKCPHCGEEMTQYMTPQEEVDRSLMAGTGLNTMCNYCERELFLDPRTFKPVL
- a CDS encoding winged helix-turn-helix domain-containing protein is translated as MEDSIDEFLGWILSVDRRVILMDYLKQHTIAKASDIAHETNRSTQNISRALKEFEDKGLIRCVTPEKTTWKRYTLTAEGRKVTEKWEVNTSGLF
- a CDS encoding carbonate dehydratase, whose amino-acid sequence is MLYPNPQNQVPQISEKAWVSETAIIVGNVTIGDNVYIAHNAIIRADEPGSSVSIGDNCNVQDNVIIHSLSNSDVVINSNTSLAHGCIVHGPCILGEGCFVGFGSVVFDCILGSDSIVLHNATVRKVTIPPGKVIPDGMSLTVQESVDSLEGLSPELEKFKQSVIKANVSLVNGYKNLAMEA
- the msrA gene encoding peptide-methionine (S)-S-oxide reductase MsrA, producing MHTKRNYQLSTISDTLMKQDAETPYLEDSDRGEQNLHNQILAGDYEVATFGAGSFWRAEAIFRQVAGVLGTAVGYIGGTVEFPTYQQVSTGKTGHVEAVQVVFDPEIVSYEKLLELFWELHNPTAPKGDNEKLSSQYRSMIFYHNEKQRRIAAESKRHQQDSGYFKRDIITEIAPATRFYRANEYYQQYFEKADFGGKLIK